From a region of the Blastopirellula marina genome:
- a CDS encoding DUF3524 domain-containing protein, whose protein sequence is MNILALEPYYGGSHRAFLDGWIAQSRHAWTCLTLPAHHWKWRMRHAAITFADEIAQRPDTHFDAIFCTDMLNLAAFRGLAPQPIASLPAIVYFHENQLTYPDDTRTQRDFHYAFDNFQTLLAADQAWFNSAYHRTEFFTQCRAFLKKFPDYTLDAHLDRAHEKTIVAAPGLPEITPNQRDHNFACPHIVWAARWEKDKNPEGFFAAMIELKQQGQPFRLSVVGESFRDTPPIFEHARELLADRIDQWGFLASHDDYLQLLRTSDLFVSTAVHEFFGISAAEAILAGAMPILPNRLAYPELVDGQPNLLYDGTTAGLIAHLRKLCEDEAFQAAATGQLSLVTQKLDALRWSQLAPVYDEHLQRVVDRTTAR, encoded by the coding sequence ATGAACATCCTGGCACTCGAGCCCTATTACGGCGGCAGCCATCGTGCCTTTCTCGATGGCTGGATTGCCCAGAGCCGCCACGCGTGGACCTGTTTGACGCTGCCTGCCCACCACTGGAAATGGCGGATGCGGCACGCGGCGATCACGTTTGCGGATGAGATCGCACAGCGCCCTGACACGCACTTCGACGCGATCTTCTGCACCGACATGCTGAACCTGGCCGCGTTCCGCGGTCTGGCTCCACAGCCAATCGCGAGCCTGCCGGCGATCGTCTACTTTCACGAGAACCAGCTAACCTACCCCGACGATACGCGCACCCAGCGTGACTTCCATTACGCATTCGATAACTTCCAAACCCTGCTGGCCGCCGACCAGGCCTGGTTCAATTCCGCCTACCATCGCACCGAGTTCTTCACGCAGTGCCGGGCATTCCTGAAAAAGTTTCCCGACTACACGTTAGATGCTCATCTCGATCGCGCGCACGAGAAAACCATCGTCGCAGCGCCAGGCCTGCCTGAGATCACGCCGAATCAACGAGACCACAACTTCGCTTGTCCGCATATCGTGTGGGCGGCACGCTGGGAGAAGGACAAGAACCCCGAAGGCTTCTTCGCCGCGATGATCGAACTAAAGCAGCAAGGTCAACCCTTTCGCTTGAGTGTCGTGGGAGAGTCGTTCCGCGATACGCCGCCGATCTTCGAGCATGCCCGCGAGCTTCTGGCCGATCGTATCGACCAGTGGGGCTTTCTTGCCAGCCACGACGATTATCTTCAGCTACTTCGCACCAGCGACCTCTTCGTCTCGACCGCCGTGCACGAGTTCTTCGGCATCTCAGCCGCCGAGGCGATTCTCGCCGGAGCCATGCCCATCTTGCCCAATCGCTTGGCCTATCCCGAGCTTGTCGACGGCCAGCCGAACTTACTCTACGACGGCACAACCGCCGGCCTGATCGCGCACCTGCGAAAGCTGTGCGAGGACGAGGCCTTCCAAGCGGCTGCGACGGGGCAACTATCACTGGTCACCCAGAAGCTCGATGCCCTGCGTTGGTCGCAACTGGCTCCCGTGTATGACGAACATCTGCAGCGGGTCGTCGATCGGACGACTGCCCGATAG
- a CDS encoding tetratricopeptide repeat protein: MLTRSVTLLILTATIAQSIGCAISPSIRQAFMDPGKEQRERKQEIHRLVDQRHIQTRLQAASAMLDAGRYADCERVLAEIEKIDPNCKEMVLVRGEALMAQNKFAEAAAIYDKVLQAHPADANLHHLHAVALELSGDSVSAMLAFQRAAELSPDSSLIQLSQIRTEAPGTTTR, encoded by the coding sequence ATGCTCACACGTTCGGTCACCTTGTTGATTCTGACGGCTACGATTGCTCAAAGCATCGGCTGCGCCATTTCGCCGTCGATCCGCCAGGCATTCATGGACCCAGGCAAAGAGCAGCGCGAGCGCAAGCAAGAGATTCATCGCCTGGTTGACCAGCGGCATATCCAAACACGTCTGCAAGCGGCCTCGGCCATGCTCGATGCCGGTCGTTATGCCGACTGCGAACGTGTGCTGGCCGAGATCGAAAAGATCGACCCCAACTGCAAAGAGATGGTCCTGGTTCGCGGCGAAGCGTTGATGGCCCAAAACAAGTTTGCCGAAGCCGCCGCAATCTATGATAAGGTTCTCCAGGCTCACCCCGCCGACGCCAATCTGCATCACTTGCATGCGGTGGCCCTCGAACTCTCTGGCGACTCAGTCTCGGCCATGCTGGCCTTTCAACGGGCCGCGGAACTCTCGCCGGACAGCTCATTGATTCAGCTCAGCCAGATTCGCACCGAAGCCCCTGGCACGACCACGCGCTGA
- a CDS encoding Tfp pilus assembly protein FimT/FimU — MLATTTSNSLQPPRMRRGLTLIEILITVAILGILAAAIIPQFGATAPDQVRGAAQIVAADMEYARSLAISNNSTYLVTFHKTRNGYVLTHSGTNTSLDTLPDNPFRKPSDDEKSLIVLLSDFPHVGSGARIGAIVTDEPSPQEVTSIEFDTLGQTTRKQPTLIWLSSRAGAEEIYLPIEINPVTGLTTIGEITNVAPNILSAKAST, encoded by the coding sequence ATGCTCGCTACGACGACAAGTAATTCGCTCCAACCGCCGCGCATGCGTCGTGGGCTGACGTTGATCGAGATCTTGATCACCGTGGCGATCCTGGGGATCCTGGCCGCGGCCATCATTCCCCAATTCGGTGCGACCGCCCCGGACCAGGTACGGGGTGCGGCACAGATCGTTGCGGCCGACATGGAATATGCCCGTTCGCTGGCGATTTCTAACAACTCGACCTACCTGGTCACCTTTCACAAAACACGAAATGGCTACGTCCTGACCCATTCCGGTACGAATACCTCGCTGGATACCTTGCCGGACAATCCATTTCGCAAGCCTTCGGATGATGAGAAGTCGCTGATCGTGCTCCTCTCAGATTTCCCGCACGTCGGCTCAGGTGCCAGAATCGGTGCAATCGTCACAGACGAACCATCGCCCCAAGAGGTCACTTCGATTGAATTCGACACGCTCGGTCAGACCACGCGAAAGCAACCTACACTTATTTGGCTTTCCTCCAGGGCTGGGGCGGAGGAGATCTACTTGCCGATCGAGATCAATCCGGTAACCGGGCTGACCACCATTGGCGAGATCACGAACGTGGCCCCAAACATTTTGAGCGCAAAAGCCTCGACCTGA
- the pilM gene encoding pilus assembly protein PilM — MIRLPLARYNPIGIDIGSKSIKMIQFAKDYSSIQEATSVDFPEDVSAEKDFDTYLDVLNQTLQRARTGHNFRGNDAIICIHQRDLFLHNIRVGKNDTKALSNIVHQEAADRIPYSMLDAEIRFVESEEIRQGEQILREVIIMACFRPKLEAILETCEKSGFRPVSVDVEPMAILRSFTTQYRREADEEDRVIYLHVGYTNTLVIIAQGKQALFVKYIDVGGRHFDEAVARQLDMSLSDAVNLRKHNSDRRRSQQTPEVERSVINAMRDELERLQSELAMCIRYHSVTFRGKPLVRMVLSGGEATESLRTELQRVTGIETDLGDPLRIYETSLNLGRRSQWDVAAGLAARQLGGSK, encoded by the coding sequence ATGATTCGGCTTCCCTTAGCTCGCTACAACCCGATCGGCATCGACATCGGTTCTAAATCGATCAAGATGATCCAGTTCGCTAAGGACTACAGTTCGATCCAAGAAGCGACGTCCGTCGACTTTCCGGAAGACGTATCGGCCGAGAAGGACTTCGACACCTATTTAGACGTGTTGAACCAAACCCTCCAGCGTGCGCGGACGGGCCATAATTTCCGTGGGAACGACGCGATCATCTGCATTCACCAACGCGATTTGTTCCTGCATAACATTCGCGTCGGAAAGAACGACACCAAAGCCCTGTCCAACATCGTTCACCAGGAAGCGGCCGACCGCATTCCTTACTCCATGCTCGATGCCGAAATTCGCTTTGTCGAGTCCGAAGAGATTCGCCAAGGCGAGCAGATCCTGCGTGAAGTCATCATCATGGCCTGCTTCCGACCCAAGCTCGAAGCGATTCTCGAAACGTGCGAAAAGAGCGGTTTCCGCCCCGTTTCGGTCGATGTCGAACCGATGGCCATCTTGCGATCGTTTACCACCCAATACCGGCGCGAAGCCGACGAAGAGGACCGTGTCATCTACCTTCATGTGGGCTATACCAACACGCTGGTCATCATCGCCCAGGGGAAGCAGGCACTGTTCGTCAAGTACATCGATGTCGGCGGGCGGCACTTCGACGAAGCCGTTGCCCGGCAACTCGACATGAGCTTGTCCGACGCCGTCAACCTTCGCAAACACAACTCCGACCGTCGCCGTTCGCAGCAGACACCGGAAGTCGAACGCAGCGTTATCAACGCCATGCGAGACGAACTCGAACGTTTGCAGTCCGAACTGGCCATGTGCATTCGGTACCATAGCGTGACATTCCGCGGCAAGCCGCTGGTCCGCATGGTTCTCTCCGGCGGCGAAGCCACCGAGTCTCTCCGCACGGAACTACAGCGTGTCACCGGAATCGAAACCGATTTGGGCGACCCACTGCGTATTTACGAAACAAGTCTGAACCTTGGCCGACGTTCGCAATGGGATGTCGCCGCGGGTCTGGCTGCCCGGCAGTTGGGAGGCTCGAAATGA
- the pilO gene encoding type 4a pilus biogenesis protein PilO: MKLDLTKSSTSILLVILGLLATFVMLVYLPLNRSIAAAHDALELKQSLVSQEESLLAQIQRHAQELEDVKAYTKDWEEVPNANFYLSQLLGEISQHAKQAGTDALRLEPGQVIEMQAVQRIPVRLGCSGTFQEIHDLVGRIESLPYKIWLRQIELAPKSEQQRDLTCEMEFEAFIVSVKNSH; encoded by the coding sequence ATGAAATTAGACCTGACCAAAAGTTCGACCTCGATCCTGCTGGTAATCCTGGGACTGCTGGCCACCTTCGTGATGCTGGTTTACCTGCCGCTTAATCGAAGCATCGCCGCGGCACACGACGCGCTGGAACTGAAGCAATCGCTCGTCAGCCAGGAAGAGTCGCTGCTAGCACAAATTCAACGCCACGCCCAAGAGCTGGAAGATGTGAAAGCGTACACCAAGGACTGGGAAGAAGTCCCCAACGCGAACTTCTACCTCAGCCAACTACTGGGCGAGATCTCGCAGCACGCCAAGCAAGCCGGCACCGACGCGCTGCGTCTGGAACCAGGCCAGGTTATCGAGATGCAAGCAGTGCAGCGTATCCCGGTGCGGCTGGGCTGCAGCGGCACCTTTCAAGAGATTCACGACCTTGTCGGCAGGATCGAAAGCCTGCCGTATAAGATCTGGCTTCGCCAAATCGAGCTAGCACCCAAGAGCGAGCAACAACGCGACCTTACCTGTGAGATGGAATTTGAGGCTTTTATCGTCTCGGTAAAGAATTCGCATTAG